A window from Streptomyces sp. NBC_00271 encodes these proteins:
- a CDS encoding MarR family winged helix-turn-helix transcriptional regulator, with protein sequence MAEQAQYEELARQLSAIGAVKRELGRILPHDCPAGSAAVLTLLGRHGDMRMSKLAELLAVDMSVTSRHVAHVADRGWIERLPDPADKRSRILRLTDAGREQLTELSRRSSRLFADRLSDWSDHEVGLLIHLMGRLRESFGDCRAVPRPPYVPEATELTTRTPA encoded by the coding sequence ATGGCCGAGCAGGCGCAGTACGAGGAATTGGCTCGTCAGCTCAGTGCCATCGGTGCCGTGAAGCGGGAGCTCGGGCGGATCCTGCCGCACGACTGCCCCGCGGGCTCCGCCGCCGTACTGACCCTCCTCGGCCGGCACGGCGACATGCGGATGAGCAAGCTCGCCGAGCTGCTCGCCGTGGACATGTCGGTGACCAGCCGCCACGTCGCCCACGTCGCCGACCGGGGCTGGATCGAACGCCTCCCCGACCCCGCCGACAAACGCTCCCGCATCCTGCGCCTCACCGACGCGGGACGCGAGCAGCTCACCGAACTCTCCCGCCGCTCCTCGCGGCTGTTCGCCGACCGGCTGAGCGACTGGTCCGACCACGAGGTCGGCCTGCTCATCCACCTGATGGGCCGGTTGCGCGAGAGCTTCGGCGACTGCCGTGCCGTACCCCGGCCGCCCTACGTGCCGGAAGCAACCGAACTGACCACCCGTACACCCGCATAA